CTACTTTTCGGCATACCAACAGGCCGGGTATCGGCCAACACTTGCGTCGTCACGCCTGATCCTTGGATTCCTCGTTGGCGTTTCGGTCGCGGCCTGCACCCTGATTGTGGCCTCAACCCTCAGCCAGGTTGGGCTCAACGAGACTCAGATCAGGGAGGTCAGTCTCCTTCCGTCGATGCTCATCGCGCTTGCCACGGGAGCGCTCATCGGCACAATCGCCGGATTTCTCGCACCAAACGTCGAAACGATCCCCGTCTCGGTCGAGCCGGTAACCGCAAACCAGGACGGCACCAACGAGTTTGGTGAGTGGCGCAGATCCGTGACAGCACCCACCGCTGTTTGGTGGATTATGCTCGGGGCAATCGCCCTCTTGGTTTCGGTTTTTGTGCTCATTGCCACGCTCGAACCGTCGATCAGGCTTGTCGCGCTCATCCCGATCGCCTTCATTTATCCGCTCGTGAGCTGCATAACGTGGAGCATCACCATCAGCGAACAAGGCCTCGTTGCACGATCAATCCTTGGCTGGCCTGCCGTTCACATCCCAATAGAGGCGATCGACCGCGTCGAACTTACCAACGTGCAGCCGATGGCCGATTTTGGCGGTTGGGGCATTCGCCTCGGACTCGACCGCCGGTGGGGCATCGTTCTGCAGAAGGGCGAAGCCATCCAGATTCAACGCAACGACGGAAAACGTACGTTTGTTGTCACAGTTGATGATGCCGCAACCGGTGCAGCAATCCTCAGCGCTTTTGCGTCACGCCCACGTTCGTAGCACCATAAACACATGCCTTCCTATCGCGTGACGCTCACGATTGGCGCCCTCCTTGCCGGCAACGGACCGGCCGAGGTGCTGCCAGCAGCGTCACACGCAGCACGAGACGTCGCCGTACTTGAGGCAGCTGACGTCTCGGTTGTCGCTGGCGCACCGCGTATTACGGTGCGCTTCACCGCCGATGACAACGACATTGCCCGCCAGGTGTCACGGCACGTCGTAGCAAGCACCGCAGCGGTTGCCAGAGTCACGATGGTACAGATCACCCTCCGCTCCGGCAACCGCTGGGACGCGGTCAGCTGGGAATAATCAGCTACAGCATCACATACCCAGCGACCACGTAGAGGATGAGGCTGAGTACTGCCGCGATCCCCGCATACGGCATGATCGCGGTCATCAGGTTGACGGGTTTCACCCCAACCGACTTTGAGGCGAGGATGATGCCGTCACCGTACAGGCACGTTGTCGACCCAAAGGCGGCACCAGAGAAGACGGCGGCACCGGCAAGGATCGGGTCAACCCCCATCGCAATCGCCAGCGGTATGACAATCGGGGTGATGACGGCGGCGAGGTCCCAGAACGACCCGGTTGCGTAGGCGTAGACGCCGCAGACGAGGAAGACCATGGCAGGCAGCAACGCTCCACTCATGAGCGGGGTCGTCGCGTCAATCACCCAGTCGGCAAGCTTCAGATCGGTGTTGAGGTGCTGCACCATAAAGGCGAGCACCGAAAGAACCATAACAAACGCCATGCTGCTGATGCCCTCAAACGCAGCCTCAAAAACCTCGCGGAGCTTGAGCCTGCGCTGGACAACGTAGAGAACGATAGCGACAATCAGGCCGGCAGCCGTGCCCTTGACGATATCGACGCCGGTCACGATGGTTACCGTAATGAGCGTGACGATCGGGATGAGGAAGTTGTATGGCAGCGGTTTGCGGCCATCATCAGCGCGCGGTCGCGCGAGCTCAAACTCGCGCTCCTCTGCTGTGGTGTTGGCGGGAAGAGTGTCTCCGGTCGTGTCAACCCTGCGCTGGTCCCGTTTGAGGGAACCCATCAGGGGAAGCACACCGAGGGAGAGCAGCAGGCCAATGATGAGCGCGATCCAGCCGAAGAACACAAACGGGATACCGGCAACGTAGGCGCCAAATCCTGAGCCGTTAACCGTCACACCCTCGGCCTCGAGGAGCGCCCCAAAGAACACGGCCCACGTCGAGAACGGGATGATGACGGCAATGGGTGCAGAGGTCATCTTGATGATGGTGCCAAGCTGCGTTCGCGGCACGCCGTAGCGGTCAGTGACGGCCTTCATCGAGGTACCAACGGTGAGTGCGTTGAGGTAGTCGTCGATGAACAAGACGATCGTGAGGAGCCAGGTGAGCACAAGCGATTTGCGCCTGGTGTTCACAAATTTCTCGGTCCACGTTGCAAAGTCACTCACGGCTCCTGACGCATTAAATAGCGCAATAAGGATGCCAAAGAGGGCAACAACAAGAACCAGCCACTGCAACGTCTCGTCGTTCATTGACTCGCCGAAGTATCCGACCCAGGTGTCGGCAAAGGCCCAGCCACCCATCATCACGGCACCAATAATGGTTCCGATGAAGAGGGCGAGCAGCGTGCGGCGGGTGAGCACCGCTGTTACCAGGATGGCAACGATGGGTAAGAGCGCAAACGCGCCGTATTCGATCATGTGGACCTTCCGCGGCCGTAGCCGCTATTGAACATTATCGAGGCGTTCGCCGTCAAGATACGTGGCGAGCACCGGAAGTGTGGACAGATCGTCTCCCAGAACCTCTGTGGGATCTTCCGCCCAGAGCGCAAGATCGGCACGCGCTCCTGGCGCGATGATGCCGAGGTCCGTGTCCCCCTGCGCAAGCGCTGCGGCCCTTGTATAGCCGTAGAGCGCTTGGGCAGGGGTGAGCCGCTGCTCTGGCTCGTAGACAAAAGCGTCGGGTTGCCCTGGAGCGCGCCGAAGGACCGCCCAGGCGAGGCCGTGCCTCGCATCCAGATCGGCAACGGGCCAGTCAGAACCAAGGGCAAGGGGAACTCCGGAACGCATGAGGTCACCGGCCCGCCAGGCCTGCGAGGCGCGTTTTTGCCCGAGCCTTGCCGCCCAAGCGTCGTCCCCGCCCGGGAGGCGCCACTGCATGTGCAGGACCTGCAGCGAGGCGGTGATGCCGTACTTGGCCATCCTCGCGAGGTCGCGGTCATCGAGGCACTCAACATGCTCGATCCGGTGCGGCGCGCGCCCTTCGGCGCGAACGCCGGCGGCGACATACGCCGAGATCGTTTCGCCAATGGCACGGTCACCAATGGCGTGCGTTGCGATCTGAAACCCATGAGCGGTGTAGTGCTTCACGATATCGATAAAGCCCTGCTGGTCGGCCCAGAATCCGGTGCCGCCGTCGCCCTCGGCGTCTGGCTCATACAGCCAGCCGGTTCCGCTGTCGATCACGCCATCGGCGAATAACTTAATCAGCCCGCCGCGCCAACGCGCTCCAAACCGGTCGCGCTGCGCGGTAATCGCCGCGCGCTCGTCAATCGTCGTAGCGGGGTTATGGATCATCGCGCTCTGGATGCGGATGGGCAACCCGCCCACACCAGCGTCGATGCTGTCGAGCAGGTCGAGGGAGGCCGGGCTGCCATCCATGATGACACCGCCCGTCACACCTGAGCGGCGGAGGCGGGCAAGAATTTCGCGTGCCTGGCCCGTGTATTCCTCAGGTGTTGGCATCGGCTGCGCATGAAGCACCAGATTAAACGCGCTCTCTTCGCGAAGCTCCCCCGTTGGCCGACCCTGTCCGTCAACAACAATTTCGGAAGTATCCTCGAATACTCGTGACCCCGTGATGCCAGCACGGCGAAGGCCCTCGGTGCTGGCAACGGCGGTGTGTACATCAAAGAGCAAGATCAGTGCCGGCAGGCCATCAACAGCGTCATCGATGGTGGCAGCGGTGTACGGCTGCCCCTCAAAGGCTGCGTAGTCAACGTTCCAGGCTCGGACCCAACCCTCGGTTGTCTCGCGGCGAACGCGCGCGGCCTCTTCGCGCAGCTTCTCGAGAAAGACGCGCAACTCGGTAACACCACCCATGTCGATACCCTGCACAATCTCGACGCCCTGGATCGGGTGAAGGTGGGCGTCGATCAGGCCGGGCGTAACGGTCAGGCCCGTGGCGTCGTGCACAGCGACCGAGGGGGTAGCGAACCGTTCCGCGATCTCCTCTGGCTCTCCAACCGCAAGGATTCGTCCGGAGCCGATCGCGATGGATTGGGGCTCGTTGCGCTGAGAACTTGGGTCTTGAGTAATCACCCGAGCCCCGGCGATAATCGTGTCTACTGTTTGCGTGAACACCAGTTCTCCTCAGTGGTTAGAACGCCCCGTATTTATGCTGTGTAAATATACTGCCCACTAGTCTAAGAATCAAGAGAGGAATGTCATGTCACGCAACGAAGAACCAGCGCGCACCTCACCACGCAAGCCCGGTCGCCCATCCGTGGGCCTCCTCTCGCGCAGCCAGATACTCGATGAAGCCTTTGCGCTTGCCGACAGCAGCGGCAGCAAAGGCTTCACGATTACCGCGATCGCGAACAACCTCGGTGTACAAGCGCCTGCCATTTACAACTACTTCCGCAATAAGGGCGAGCTCATCTCAGCCATGCGCGGGCAGCTCGCAACACGGGTTGATTCATCCGCCTTCGACACCATGCCCTGGCACGAAGCGGTCACATCGTGGGCCCACAGCTACGTAGCGACGCTCGGCACGCATCCAGGCACCATCGCCGAACTCGCAACGGAACCAGTTGACGGCGAACTCGGGTCAATCAAGAACTACGAGAACATCGTTGCGTGCTTCCGTCGCGACGGCTACCCGGAGGACTACATCGTGCCAGCGATCATCGCGTACGAATCGTTCTTCATCGGGTCGGCCCTCGACTCGCTCGCGCCAGAGTCAAACCTCAACCCGGGGAGAAACGCTTCGCACGCTCCGCTCCTTGAGTCGGCGGAACTCACAGCACGAACCACCGCAAACCAGGCGGGAAAGACGCTCAACCTTGCAACGTTCGAATTCGGACTCGAGGCACTCACCATCGGCATCCGCACGCTCGGCGAACTGAACGCATCCTCCTAGCCGTTTCGGCGTATGTTTACCGTTTGGGCGTATGTTGCAACATACGCCCAAACGGTAAACATACGCCCAAACTCAGCGAAATCATCCCGCGGTTGACTCCCGGATGACGAGCTCTGGCTGAAACACGATGTGCTCGTGAGCCTGTTCACCGTCGGCAGCCTCGCGCATCAGCAGATCAACTGCGGTCAGCCCGATGAGTTCACTGGGCTGACGAATCGAGCTCAGCGGCACAACAGCAGACTCGGCAAACGCGATATCGTCGTAGCCGATCAGGGCAATATCCTGCGGGATACGCACCTCGCCCATCATGACGAGGGCCTGAAGGACCCCGAGGGCAAGCAGGTCGTTCGCCGCAAAAATCGCGTCAGGGCGCTCACCAACCGGCCGTGCGCGCAGTAATTCACCAATCGCTCTGCCCTCAAGCACACTGAGAGATTCGGCCTCGAACACCTCAAGCGAGGTGCCAGGCGCAGTCTCAACGGCAAGACGGGCGCCCTCAAGACGGTCTGCGACCTGGCGAATGGATGCCGGCCCACCGACATACGCAATCTTGCGCCGCCCGAGACTCATCAGATGGGTGACGGCGAGCGTTCCACCGGCCACGTCGTCCATAGCGACTGACGAGTATCCACGATCAACGCCGCTTCGGTCAACCAACACAACGGGAGTGCCCCGCTGACGCAAGCGCTCAAGTTCTGGACCAACCTCACCAAGGGGCGAGATCAGCAGCCCGTGAACACGCTGCTCCTCAAACAGGTCAAGATATTCGGCCTCGCGCTGGGCATTCTCGTCGGTATTGCCAAGCAAGACAGACAGGTTGTGTTCTGAAGCTCTCGCCTCTGCACCCCGTGCAAGGTCGGTAAAGAACGGGTTCGCAACGTCGAGCACAACAAGCCCGATGCTTCGGCTACGCCCTGCCCTGAGCTGCCTCGCGGCGTCATTGCGGACAAAGCCAAGCTCGTCAATTGCCGCGAGCACTTTTTGTGCGGTCTCGGCGTTTACCTTTGTGGGTCGATTGAGCACGTTCGAGACCGTACCAACGGATACTCCCGCGTGCGCGGCGACGTCTTTGACGCTAGCTGCCACAGGAACCTCTTCCCTTTCAGTAGGTAACGGAGAAAACCTATTGTGTGTGTTTGACCGGCCGATTTGCAACCACGCCCCACCGCAGCTACTGATTTTGGCCACGCAGGCCAATGAAACAATCCAACTGCAGCCACTATCCGATAACAAATTTTCAGAACAGCTTGACGGGCGACTCGTTCTAACCATACTATTTGACAGATCGCGAAATTGAAACGATTCATAAACGCGATTTCACTCTGTACCAAAGGTAACTGCCAATGACGTCACACGCTACACCGACTCCCGAACCAGCGATTGAGCTACGCGACGTAGCCAAGTCGTTTGGCTCGGTCGTTGCGCTCCGATCCGGGCACATCGTTGTCGATTCCGGGAGCATCCACGCCCTCGTCGGAGAGAACGGCGCAGGAAAATCCACACTCGTCAAGATTATCGCCGGACTGTACCAGCGCGACGACGGAATCTTTCGTCTCTCAGGAGTGGACGCGGCCTTCAAAACAACCGCCGACTCAAAAGCTGCTGGCATCGCGGTCATCTACCAAGAGCCAACGCTCTTCCCAGACCTCTCGGTCACCGAAAACATCTTTATGGGCCGCCAGCCAACCAACCGGTTTGGCCGCATCGACCGCAAAGCCATGCACGACGAAGCCGTTGCCATCTTCCAGCGACTCGGCGTACGCATCGACCCGGACCGCCTCGCGGATGGTCTATCCATCGCCGATCAGCAGATCATCGAGATCGCAAAAGCAATCTCGCTCAACGCAACCGTGCTCATCATGGACGAGCCAACGGCAGCCCTCTCTGGCGTTGAAGTAGAACGCCTCTTCGCCGTCGCCCGCAGCCTCCGCGACGAAGGCCGAGCAATCGTCTTTATCTCGCACCGCTTCGACGAGGTCTTCGATCTGTGCGACACCATCACCGTCATGCGCGACGGCGAATACATCTCAACGGTAGAAACGCCAAACACGAGCGTCGACGAAATCGTTCGCCTCATGGTCGGCCGAGACGTCACCGACCTCTTTCCAAAAGAGGATGCCGCAATTGGCGACGTCCTCCTCGACGTCAAGGGGCTCACCTCCGCCGGAATCTTCGACAACATCTCCTTCGACGTAAAAGCAGGAGAAATCGTTGGCCTCGCCGGGCTCGTCGGGGCTGGCAGAAGCGAGGTCGCTCGCGCGATCTTTGGCGTTGACCACTACGACAAGGGCACCGTCACCGTGCGCGGGGCGAAGCTCAAAAAGAACAGCGTGACGGATGCCATGCGGGCAGGCCTGGCGCTCATCCCAGAAGACCGGCGGAAGCAGGGCCTCGTGCTCGATTTCTCGGTCGGCCGCAACATCACGCTCGCGATCCGCCAGCGCCTCGCCAAGTTTGGCATCCTGACAACCCGCGCCGAAAACAACGTGGCCGACGGATGGGCTACAACGCTGCAGGTGAAGACCGCCGCGCTCTCAACCCCCGTCGGCACCCTCTCGGGCGGCAACCAGCAGAAGGTGGTGATCGCCAAGTGGCTTTCGACCCACCCGAGGCTCCTCATCATTGATGAGCCAACGCGAGGCATCGACGTTGGCACGAAGTCTGAGGTGCACCGGCTGCTCACCAACCTCGCCGGCGAGGGCATGGGAATCCTCATGATCTCCTCTGAGCTTCCCGAGGTCCTCGGCATGGCCGACCGCGTACTCGTTATGAGAGAAGGAACACTCACCGCCGAACTTGACCGCGAAGTTGCGACCGCAGAGAGCGTCATGCTCGCGGCGACGCAAAGCAACCTGACCCCAACCGCATCCCCATCGTCGGCGCCCGTCCAAGAGGGAATCAGCCCGGAGGCAACCAGCATGGAGGCGTCAAAGTGACCTCAACAGCCCAACTGACCAGAGACCCTGCGCCGCTACCCCCGGCAACTCCCGGCCCAAATCCAGTGGCGCGGGCGATCGCCGCCGTCTTCAAACGACGCGAAACCAGCATCATCATCGCCATCCTCGTGGTCATCGCGGCCGCGACAATTGTGAACGATCAGTTCCTGGTATCCAAAGACGGTTTCCGAAACCTGCTGCTCAACCCGTCCATCTACATCCTGCTTTCGGTTGGTGTGGCAATGGTCATCATCACCCGCAGCGTTGACCTCTCCGTGAGCTCAACGCTTGGGCTCACTGCCTACCTCACCGGCCGACTCTTCATCGATTTTCCGGGGATCCCGATCGTTGCGGTCTTCATAGCCGGCATCATCGCAGGCGGGCTGCTTGGCCTCGTCAACGGAGCGCTCGTCGCCTACGCACGAGTTCCCGCGATGGTCATCACGCTTGGAACGATGTACGCCTACCGCGGCATCAACGTTGCCTGGGCTGGAAGTAACCGGATCAATCCGCAGGACATGCCAAAAGAGTTCACCTCGCTTGGCACCGCGCAGATCCTCTCGATCCCCGTGCTCACGATCATCGCGGTTGTTGTCGTGATTCTGCTCGCCTGGTACATGAAGAACACCCGAGGCGGACGCGAGTTCTACGCGCTCGGCTCCGACCCAGAGGCCGCACAACTGTACGGACTCAACGTTGTCAAACGCAACCTCATCGCGTTTGTGCTCTGCGGCGCACTCGCTGGACTCGCCGGCGTCCTCTACGCGGCCCGCTACGGAACAATCGACTCGGCAGCAGGTTACGGTGTTGAGCTCACCGCCATCGGTGGGGCCGTCATCGGCGGCGTTGCCATCTCCGGCGGTGTCGGGACACTCTGGGGCGCGGCCTTCGGCGCCATCCTGCTCCTCACGATCAAGAGTGCCCTGCCCGTGCTCGGAGTGCAGGACTTCTGGCAGCAAGCGGTTGTTGGTGTGCTGATCATCGGCGCCATCGTGCTCGACCGGGTGCTCGCCCTCAGACAACACAAAAAGCTCATCACAACAAAGGGCGCGTCCTCATGACCACAATCTGGGCCTCCGCGAAGGCAAACTCGCGCACCAAGACCTATAAGGACTACGCAAAGCCGCTCTGGCAGCGCACCCTCATGACCACGGAATCGGCCGTCATCCTCGGCCTGATCCTCGTGGTGGCGTACGCCTCCATCGCGGTCAACAACTTTGCGAGCGACATCACGCTCTACTACCTGCTGCGTGACATCACCCCGATCCTCATCATCGCCCTTCCCATGACGCTCATCATCCTGACCGGGGATATTGACCTCTCGGTCGCGAGCATCCTTGCCCTCTCCAGCGTGACATTTGGCATGATGGTGCAGGGCGGGTGGCCCGTCCCACTCGCCATCATCGGCACGCTCGTGGTTGGGCTCGTCTGCGGGGCAATCAACGGATTCCTCGTCACGGTTGTTGGACTCCCCTCACTCGCCGTCACCATCGGCACGATGGCGGCGTTCCGCGGAATTGCTCAGGGCCTCCTTGGTACGACCGCCATCACAACCTTCCCAG
The DNA window shown above is from Lysinibacter cavernae and carries:
- a CDS encoding DUF1648 domain-containing protein; its protein translation is MTNSSTTPLNAMTQGERRRLFFASVGLTGAAYLAGLVIVLLTMAQLPQQIATHWGPSLTADGFGSPWMAVVLLLVVGVVLITVIYFSAYQQAGYRPTLASSRLILGFLVGVSVAACTLIVASTLSQVGLNETQIREVSLLPSMLIALATGALIGTIAGFLAPNVETIPVSVEPVTANQDGTNEFGEWRRSVTAPTAVWWIMLGAIALLVSVFVLIATLEPSIRLVALIPIAFIYPLVSCITWSITISEQGLVARSILGWPAVHIPIEAIDRVELTNVQPMADFGGWGIRLGLDRRWGIVLQKGEAIQIQRNDGKRTFVVTVDDAATGAAILSAFASRPRS
- a CDS encoding Na+/H+ antiporter NhaC family protein yields the protein MIEYGAFALLPIVAILVTAVLTRRTLLALFIGTIIGAVMMGGWAFADTWVGYFGESMNDETLQWLVLVVALFGILIALFNASGAVSDFATWTEKFVNTRRKSLVLTWLLTIVLFIDDYLNALTVGTSMKAVTDRYGVPRTQLGTIIKMTSAPIAVIIPFSTWAVFFGALLEAEGVTVNGSGFGAYVAGIPFVFFGWIALIIGLLLSLGVLPLMGSLKRDQRRVDTTGDTLPANTTAEEREFELARPRADDGRKPLPYNFLIPIVTLITVTIVTGVDIVKGTAAGLIVAIVLYVVQRRLKLREVFEAAFEGISSMAFVMVLSVLAFMVQHLNTDLKLADWVIDATTPLMSGALLPAMVFLVCGVYAYATGSFWDLAAVITPIVIPLAIAMGVDPILAGAAVFSGAAFGSTTCLYGDGIILASKSVGVKPVNLMTAIMPYAGIAAVLSLILYVVAGYVML
- a CDS encoding amidohydrolase family protein, whose product is MFTQTVDTIIAGARVITQDPSSQRNEPQSIAIGSGRILAVGEPEEIAERFATPSVAVHDATGLTVTPGLIDAHLHPIQGVEIVQGIDMGGVTELRVFLEKLREEAARVRRETTEGWVRAWNVDYAAFEGQPYTAATIDDAVDGLPALILLFDVHTAVASTEGLRRAGITGSRVFEDTSEIVVDGQGRPTGELREESAFNLVLHAQPMPTPEEYTGQAREILARLRRSGVTGGVIMDGSPASLDLLDSIDAGVGGLPIRIQSAMIHNPATTIDERAAITAQRDRFGARWRGGLIKLFADGVIDSGTGWLYEPDAEGDGGTGFWADQQGFIDIVKHYTAHGFQIATHAIGDRAIGETISAYVAAGVRAEGRAPHRIEHVECLDDRDLARMAKYGITASLQVLHMQWRLPGGDDAWAARLGQKRASQAWRAGDLMRSGVPLALGSDWPVADLDARHGLAWAVLRRAPGQPDAFVYEPEQRLTPAQALYGYTRAAALAQGDTDLGIIAPGARADLALWAEDPTEVLGDDLSTLPVLATYLDGERLDNVQ
- a CDS encoding TetR/AcrR family transcriptional regulator, yielding MSRNEEPARTSPRKPGRPSVGLLSRSQILDEAFALADSSGSKGFTITAIANNLGVQAPAIYNYFRNKGELISAMRGQLATRVDSSAFDTMPWHEAVTSWAHSYVATLGTHPGTIAELATEPVDGELGSIKNYENIVACFRRDGYPEDYIVPAIIAYESFFIGSALDSLAPESNLNPGRNASHAPLLESAELTARTTANQAGKTLNLATFEFGLEALTIGIRTLGELNASS
- a CDS encoding LacI family DNA-binding transcriptional regulator, translated to MAASVKDVAAHAGVSVGTVSNVLNRPTKVNAETAQKVLAAIDELGFVRNDAARQLRAGRSRSIGLVVLDVANPFFTDLARGAEARASEHNLSVLLGNTDENAQREAEYLDLFEEQRVHGLLISPLGEVGPELERLRQRGTPVVLVDRSGVDRGYSSVAMDDVAGGTLAVTHLMSLGRRKIAYVGGPASIRQVADRLEGARLAVETAPGTSLEVFEAESLSVLEGRAIGELLRARPVGERPDAIFAANDLLALGVLQALVMMGEVRIPQDIALIGYDDIAFAESAVVPLSSIRQPSELIGLTAVDLLMREAADGEQAHEHIVFQPELVIRESTAG
- a CDS encoding sugar ABC transporter ATP-binding protein; the protein is MTSHATPTPEPAIELRDVAKSFGSVVALRSGHIVVDSGSIHALVGENGAGKSTLVKIIAGLYQRDDGIFRLSGVDAAFKTTADSKAAGIAVIYQEPTLFPDLSVTENIFMGRQPTNRFGRIDRKAMHDEAVAIFQRLGVRIDPDRLADGLSIADQQIIEIAKAISLNATVLIMDEPTAALSGVEVERLFAVARSLRDEGRAIVFISHRFDEVFDLCDTITVMRDGEYISTVETPNTSVDEIVRLMVGRDVTDLFPKEDAAIGDVLLDVKGLTSAGIFDNISFDVKAGEIVGLAGLVGAGRSEVARAIFGVDHYDKGTVTVRGAKLKKNSVTDAMRAGLALIPEDRRKQGLVLDFSVGRNITLAIRQRLAKFGILTTRAENNVADGWATTLQVKTAALSTPVGTLSGGNQQKVVIAKWLSTHPRLLIIDEPTRGIDVGTKSEVHRLLTNLAGEGMGILMISSELPEVLGMADRVLVMREGTLTAELDREVATAESVMLAATQSNLTPTASPSSAPVQEGISPEATSMEASK
- a CDS encoding ABC transporter permease; the protein is MTSTAQLTRDPAPLPPATPGPNPVARAIAAVFKRRETSIIIAILVVIAAATIVNDQFLVSKDGFRNLLLNPSIYILLSVGVAMVIITRSVDLSVSSTLGLTAYLTGRLFIDFPGIPIVAVFIAGIIAGGLLGLVNGALVAYARVPAMVITLGTMYAYRGINVAWAGSNRINPQDMPKEFTSLGTAQILSIPVLTIIAVVVVILLAWYMKNTRGGREFYALGSDPEAAQLYGLNVVKRNLIAFVLCGALAGLAGVLYAARYGTIDSAAGYGVELTAIGGAVIGGVAISGGVGTLWGAAFGAILLLTIKSALPVLGVQDFWQQAVVGVLIIGAIVLDRVLALRQHKKLITTKGASS